In Caproiciproducens sp. NJN-50, the following are encoded in one genomic region:
- the tnpA gene encoding IS200/IS605 family transposase: protein MKDIQSLSHSKWRCQYHIVFAPKYRRREIYGQIKADIGKILRKLCEQKGVEILEAEACPDHIHMPVSIPPNLSVAQFMGYLKGKNSLMIFDRHANLKYKYGTRHFWCRGYFVDTVGRNKKAIEEYIKNQLQEDIASDQISFKEYIDPFTGSKESKA, encoded by the coding sequence ATGAAAGACATACAAAGTTTATCACATTCAAAGTGGAGATGCCAGTATCATATTGTATTTGCTCCAAAATATCGCAGAAGAGAAATATATGGGCAGATAAAAGCAGATATAGGCAAGATTTTAAGGAAGCTGTGTGAGCAGAAGGGAGTGGAAATCCTCGAAGCTGAGGCGTGTCCAGACCACATTCACATGCCGGTAAGCATTCCGCCGAATCTCAGTGTGGCACAATTCATGGGCTATCTCAAAGGAAAGAACAGCCTGATGATATTCGATAGGCATGCAAATTTGAAGTATAAGTATGGAACGCGACATTTTTGGTGCCGTGGCTATTTTGTAGACACAGTGGGTCGTAACAAGAAAGCAATTGAAGAATATATCAAAAATCAATTGCAGGAAGATATTGCCTCAGATCAAATAAGTTTCAAAGAGTATATTGACCCGTTTACGGGTAGCAAGGAATCAAAGGCATAA
- a CDS encoding phospho-sugar mutase — protein sequence MSEYERWLENALDDPDLKKELEEIKNSPEEINDRFYRDLEFGTGGLRGVIGAGTNRMNVYTVRKATQGLANYLKKHAEHPSAAIAYDSRIKSDLFAREAAAVLAANGVKAHIYPQLSPTPTLSWAVRTLRCDAGICVTASHNPAKYNGYKVYGDDGCQITLKMADDVLAEIEKLDVFHDIRRMDYGKAQAEGLVSLIPDDVTDRFLDEVMKQRVFSEPCTGLKVVYTPLNGTGRVCVTRILQMIGVGEVAVVPEQEFPDGNFTTCPFPNPEIREALQKGLELCEKVQPDLLLATDPDCDRCGIAVNRNGEFVLMSGNEVGVLLLDFIARSKKEKGTLPERPVAVTTIVSTDMATPVAEHYGIELRRVLTGFKYIGDQIALLEQAGETGRYLFGFEESYGYLSGGYVRDKDAVDASMLICQMAQYYREKGTTLYDAMEALYQKYGYYENALMNFGFEGEDGMLRMGAIMDSLRKNAPAGIAGFKVSGWSDYEASVTSGGQKIDLPKSNVLEYRLENGGKVIIRPSGTEPKIKAYLSASGSSKEESLALIEKLKGAVPSLMK from the coding sequence ATGAGCGAATATGAAAGATGGCTGGAAAACGCGCTGGATGACCCGGACCTGAAGAAGGAACTGGAAGAGATCAAAAACAGTCCGGAGGAGATCAACGACCGTTTCTACCGGGATCTTGAATTTGGGACCGGAGGGCTGCGCGGCGTAATCGGCGCCGGAACCAACCGGATGAATGTCTATACGGTGCGGAAAGCGACGCAGGGGCTGGCGAATTACCTGAAAAAGCATGCAGAGCACCCTTCCGCGGCCATTGCTTATGACAGCCGGATCAAATCGGACCTGTTTGCCCGGGAGGCGGCGGCCGTGCTCGCGGCGAACGGCGTGAAGGCCCACATCTATCCGCAACTTTCCCCGACGCCGACCCTTTCGTGGGCGGTGAGAACCCTTCGCTGCGACGCGGGCATCTGCGTGACGGCGAGTCACAATCCGGCAAAGTACAACGGATACAAGGTGTACGGCGATGACGGCTGCCAGATCACGCTGAAGATGGCGGACGACGTCCTGGCAGAAATCGAAAAGCTCGACGTGTTTCATGATATCAGACGCATGGATTACGGCAAGGCACAGGCCGAGGGACTGGTCTCCCTGATTCCGGACGACGTGACCGACCGTTTTCTCGACGAGGTGATGAAGCAGCGCGTCTTCTCCGAGCCGTGCACGGGGCTGAAGGTCGTCTACACGCCGCTCAACGGCACCGGGCGCGTCTGTGTCACGCGCATCCTTCAAATGATCGGCGTTGGGGAAGTGGCGGTCGTGCCGGAACAGGAGTTCCCGGACGGAAATTTCACCACCTGCCCGTTCCCGAACCCGGAGATCCGGGAGGCGCTGCAAAAGGGGCTGGAGCTGTGCGAAAAGGTTCAGCCGGACCTGCTGCTGGCGACCGACCCGGACTGCGACCGCTGCGGCATCGCGGTGAACCGGAACGGCGAATTCGTCCTGATGTCCGGAAACGAGGTCGGCGTCCTGCTGCTTGATTTCATCGCGCGCAGCAAAAAGGAAAAAGGAACTTTGCCGGAACGGCCGGTCGCGGTCACGACCATCGTCAGCACCGATATGGCGACGCCCGTCGCGGAGCATTACGGAATTGAACTGCGGCGCGTTCTGACCGGGTTCAAATATATCGGCGACCAGATCGCCCTGCTGGAACAGGCCGGAGAAACCGGCCGCTATCTCTTCGGATTTGAGGAGAGCTACGGTTACCTTTCCGGCGGGTATGTCCGCGACAAGGACGCGGTGGACGCGAGCATGCTGATCTGCCAGATGGCGCAGTACTACCGGGAAAAGGGAACGACGCTGTACGACGCGATGGAGGCCCTGTACCAAAAATACGGATATTATGAAAACGCGCTGATGAATTTCGGGTTTGAAGGCGAGGACGGAATGCTCCGCATGGGCGCCATCATGGATTCCCTGCGCAAAAACGCGCCCGCCGGGATCGCCGGGTTCAAAGTATCCGGATGGAGCGATTACGAAGCCTCCGTGACCAGCGGCGGCCAAAAGATCGATCTGCCGAAATCCAATGTGCTGGAATACCGGCTGGAAAACGGCGGCAAGGTGATCATCCGCCCGAGCGGGACGGAGCCGAAGATCAAAGCCTATCTTTCCGCCAGCGGAAGCTCGAAGGAGGAGTCTCTCGCGCTGATCGAAAAGCTGAAAGGCGCGGTTCCCTCCTTGATGAAATGA
- a CDS encoding YfcE family phosphodiesterase, with product MRILVVSDTHRDSYSLRAAILKQPRAEVVIHLGDGEEEAADARDSFRDKMFLMVSGNCDWGSMLPAEGFTTLAGKNIFYTHGYTYNVKYGMYEIISAARSRKADILLFGHTHEALTEYRDGLYLMNPGSLCGSTGTYGILDITPAGIVTNILRV from the coding sequence ATGCGAATTCTGGTAGTATCGGATACCCACAGGGATTCCTATTCTCTTCGTGCGGCGATCCTGAAGCAGCCCCGGGCGGAGGTTGTCATCCACCTGGGCGACGGCGAGGAAGAGGCCGCGGACGCGCGGGACAGCTTCCGCGATAAGATGTTTCTGATGGTGAGCGGGAACTGCGACTGGGGCAGCATGCTGCCGGCGGAAGGGTTCACCACGCTGGCCGGAAAAAATATTTTCTATACCCATGGTTATACTTACAATGTGAAGTACGGCATGTATGAGATTATCTCCGCGGCTCGCAGCCGCAAGGCGGATATTCTGCTGTTCGGCCACACGCACGAGGCGCTGACCGAGTATCGGGACGGGCTGTATCTCATGAATCCGGGCTCGCTTTGCGGCAGCACGGGGACCTACGGGATACTGGACATCACCCCCGCGGGGATCGTAACCAATATTCTCAGGGTCTGA